The Shewanella zhangzhouensis genome has a window encoding:
- a CDS encoding MGMT family protein: MSSLSPSRIWHIVTLIPEGKVLSYGKVADLAGLPGRARYVSRALKLAPDSLALPWHRVINSQGKIAFPKDTEPFRLQQESLRLEGVIVNQGKINLSEYEWRPDMATLILSLPY; this comes from the coding sequence ATGTCCAGCCTGAGTCCAAGCCGGATCTGGCATATAGTGACCCTCATTCCCGAGGGCAAGGTGCTCAGTTATGGCAAAGTGGCCGACCTTGCCGGGTTGCCCGGCCGCGCCCGCTATGTATCACGGGCTCTTAAGCTGGCACCGGACAGCCTGGCACTGCCCTGGCACAGGGTGATAAACAGCCAGGGAAAAATTGCCTTTCCAAAAGACACTGAGCCCTTTCGGCTGCAACAAGAAAGCCTGCGTCTTGAGGGGGTTATCGTGAACCAAGGCAAAATCAACTTGTCTGAATATGAGTGGCGGCCCGACATGGCCACCCTGATATTGAGTCTGCCTTACTGA